The following nucleotide sequence is from Cellvibrio sp. PSBB006.
TATGAAAAACCTGAAGATTACTTTTTGTCCCGTAGTAAATCGCGGATCTCGGTTAGCAGTAATTCTTCTTTGCTGGGTACTGGATTCGCGGGTGGCGTCGGTGCGGCTTCTTCTTTGCGCTTCAAACGATTGATGCCTTTGACCACCATAAATATCGCGAAGGCGACGATGGTGAAGTCTAGGATGGTCTGAATAAATTTGCCGTAAGCAATGGTGACGGCCGGTGTATCGGCGGTGGCTTCTTTCAACACAACGGCCAGATCACTGAAGTCCACACCACCGATCATCAACCCGATCGGCGGCATGATTACATCACCCACCACGGAGGTTACGATCTTGCCGAATGCGGCTCCGATGATGATGCCCACCGCCATATCCACAACGTTGCCCTTTACCGCAAATTCTTTGAATTCTTTAATGATGCTCATGGAAAGTCTCCTTTAATCCAGACAGGTAATGACACATAACGCCTACGAAACAGTGCAAGTCGGGTTGCCGCGCAATACCAGACCGTGACTGTTTATACCATCATCGACGGGATAAAACAGCGTGGACCACTCGAATTATTGATGAGGAAAAAGAAGTGGCAGATTTTTACACGGGTAAATACGGATCATTCGTCCTCACGTTTGGCAAAGACGCTAATCTGTTCATCTTCATCGACGATAACATCAAGGATCATCGGCTGACAGCACACCTGACAATCTTCGGTATAGGATTGTTCGGGATAGGAGCAGTCGACCAGGACCGTGATGGTCTCGCCGCAGTAGGGACAGGAAATGGGGTGTTCCTCAAGCAGGTTCATGATGATGTTTGCCGTGAGGTGATGGGACATCAGCTTACCGGGCAAGACCCGGCAAGCTGAATGAGAAAATTATTTGGCTGCGGCTTCTTCCAATTCGCCGCCGGCTTTCTTGAGGTCTTTACCAAAGCCCTCAACAGTGTTGCAGCCCGTCAAGGTAAACATGCCCAGCAAGGCCGCCGCCAGAATCAGTGTCATCGTCGTTTTCATAAAGTATCTCCAGTTAAAAATCAGGCCCGCCAGAAATGTCGGTTGGCTTATGGCTGTGAAATATACACAGCGTCGAGTTTATGAATCAATGCCTAATTGTTCCCAAATTGAATCTATTTTGGCTTTAACCGATTGGTCCATTTCGATGGGTGTGCCCCATTCCCGCGTTGTCTCGCCGGGCCATTTATTCGTCGCATCAAAACCGATCTTGGAGCCAAGGCCAGAGACCGGTGAGGCAAAGTCGAGGTAATCAATGGGAGTATTTTCAATCATCACCGTATCCCGCGCCGGGTCCATGCGGGTGGTCATGGCCCAGATCACATCTTTCCAGTCGCGGGCGTTTACATCGTCGTCGGTAACAATCACAAACTTGGTGTACATAAATTGCCGCAGGAATGACCACACGCCCATCATCACCCGCTTGGCATGACCGGGGTATTGTTTCTTCATGGTGACCACGGCCATGCGGTATGAACAGCCTTCCGGCGGTAAATAAAAATCCACAATCTCGGGAAATTGTTTTTGCAGGATCGGCACAAACACTTCATTGAGTGCTACGCCCAGAATGGCCGGTTCATCCGGCGGGCGTCCGGTGTAAGTGCTGTGATAAATCGGGTCGCGTCTGTGGGTAATTTTTTCCACCGTGAAAACCGGGAAATGATCCACTTCGTTGTAATAACCGGTGTGATCGCCGAAGGGGCCTTCGGGGGCCATATCATCTGGCGCAATGTAACCTTCGAGAATAAATTCAGCGGATGCCGGCACCTGCAAATCATTGCCGAGACATTTCACCACGTCGGTTTTATCGCCACGCAATAAACCGGCAAAGGCGTATTCAGACAAGGTATCGGGAACCGGTGTCACCGCGCCGAGGATGGTGGCGGGATCTGCGCCCAGTGCGACAGAAACCGGAAAAGGTTTGCCGGGATTCTGTTGTTGCCACTCACGGAAATCCAGCGCGCCGCCACGATGGGATAACCAGCGCATGATCAAACGGTTCTTGCCGATCTTTTGCATGCGATAAATGCCGAGATTTTGCCGCTCTTTATGCGGCCCGCGTGTGACGACTAACGGCCAGGTCACCAGGGGACCGACATCGCCGGGCCAACAGGTTTGAATAGGAATCATATCCAGATTGACCGCATCGCCTTCCACAACAATTTCCTGGCAGGAGGCTTTGCTGACAACCTTGGGAGCCATATTCAACACTTGTTTAAAGATGGGTAATTTTTCCCAGGCATCTTTAAAACCCTTCGGTGGTTCAGGCTCTTTCAAAAAGGCTAATAATTTTCCGACGTCGCGCAAGGCAGCAACGGATTCTTCTCCCATACCCAGCGCCACCCGCTCCGGTGTGCCAAATAAATTACCGAGCACTGGGATGGAAAAACCTTTGGGATTTTCAAACAGGAGTGCCGGGCCGCCAGCGCGCAGGGTGCGATCACAAATTTCCGTCATCTCCAGATAGGGATCGACTTCATGGGTGATGCGTTTTAATTCGCCGCGCTGTTCCAGCAGTGCAATAAAATCACGGAGATCTTTATATTTCATGGATTCTAATGGCCAGTTTGCAAGAGGGGTGCAGGGGAAGTGGCGCTTGGAATCGAAAGCCTTCGCGTCAGGAGTGACGCGAAGGTATTACAGAAATGTATCAGTATTTTTCGATACCCGAATGGCCATTCTGTATGTGTTCAAGGTACCCGTGGCGCTTACTTGCGTTTCATCGACAGGAAGAATTCATCATTGGTTTTGAAGTCTTTCAACTTATCGACCAAAAATTCTGTTGCTGCCACATCTTCCATATCGTTTAACAAGCGGCGCAAAATCCAGGCGCGTTGCAGTTCATCTTCTTTCATCAACAGCTCTTCGCGACGGGTGCCGGAACGACGGACGTTGATGGCCGGGTAAATACGTTTTTCGGCAATCTTGCGATCCAGATGCAACTCCAGGTTACCGGTACCTTTAAATTCTTCGTAAATCACTTCGTCCATCTTCGAGCCGGTATCAACCAGTGCGGTTGCAATGATGCTCAGGCTGCCGCCTTCTTCGATGTTGCGCGCGGCACCGAAGAAACGCTTGGGTCGCTCCAGCGCATGGGCATCCACACCACCGGTCAACACTTTACCGGAAGAAGGAATGACGGTGTTGTATGCACGTGCCAGACGTGTAATAGAGTCGAGCAGAATGATCACATCTTTTTTGTGTTCGACGAGGCGCTTGGCACGCTCAATAACCATGTCCGCAACTTGTACGTGACGTGCGGGTGGCTCATCGAAGGTTGATGCAACCACTTCGCCGCGCACAGAACGCTGCATCTCGGTCACTTCTTCCGGACGCTCATCAATCAACAGAACAATCAGGTGACACTCAGGATTATTGCGCGTAATCGCCTGCGCAATATTTTGCATCATGATGGTTTTACCGGCTTTGGGTGGCGCTACGATCAAGCCGCGTTGGCCTTTACCAATTGGCGCAATCAAATCGATGATACGACCGGTGAGGTCTTCGGTAGAACCGTTGCCGGCTTCAAGTAACAAACGCTCGTTGGGGAACAGCGGTGTGAGGTTTTCAAAGAGGATTTTGTTGCGTGAACTTTCAGGTTTGTCGAAGTTAATTTCGTTAACTTTCAACAGAGCAAAATAACGTTCACCTTCTTTCGGGGGACGAATCTTGCCGGAAATTGTATCGCCGGTGCGGAGGTTGAAGCGGCGAATCTGGCTGGGTGAAACATAAATATCATCGGGGCCTGCGAGGTAGGAACTGTCTGCTGAACGTAAAAAACCAAAACCATCCACCAGAATTTCCAACACGCCATCGCCGTAAATATCCTCCCCGCCTTTGGCATGTCGCTTGAGGATATTGAAGATAATATCCTGCTTGCGTGAGCGGGCCATACTTTCGAGGCCCATTTCGGTGGCAATGTTAATCAGTTCTTCGACAGGTTTTGTTTTTAGATCAGTAAGGTTCATACACTAGGACTTTGGTTGTGAATAGTAAGTTGGGTTAGTAGAAGTTGTAGCAGGATTTGATTTACAGGGTATTGGGGTGTTGTTCTATCGCGCGGTCTTGCTCTTATAGTCCGCAGACGACGGGTCTCAACTCGATAATTACTGCTCAGATAATCAGGCGCTGGGAGGGCCCTGAGGCCAGGATTTATGCTGGGGCAGATAACACAGGAGTCTTATGCTTGTCCGTTTCTATATTGCTCAGTGATTTGGCTGTTGTTGATGTGATTAGCTGAAATCAGGGAGGAACAAACATTGAATGTGCCGAGTATAGCGGCAAGTTTTCATCAGTGTAAAGCGCAAATTTAACACAGGGTGAATAAATCGGGCCGGCAATGGTGATTGCCGGCCCGGTGGTGTTACACAACGCTGTCGATAAAGTCGATTAACTGAGTGCGGGATAAAGCGCCGACCTTGGTCGCTTCAACATTACCGTCCTTGAAAATGATCAGGGTCGGAATACCGCGAATGTTGAATTTTCCGGGTGTTTCCTTGTTGGCATCCACATCCACTTTAGCGATCTTGAGCTTGCCTTCGTATTGGCCGGCCAAATCGTCAAGAATTGGAGCGATCATCTTACAGGGTCCACACCAGGCCGCCCAGAAATCTACCAGCACAGGGGTTTTGGCATTGAGGACTTCGTCAGCAAAACTGGCGTCAGTCACATGAACGATGGCATCACTACTCATATTTAACAGTCTCCAAGCCTGTTCGGCGGTGGTGGTGGCGCGCAGACCACAAGGTGTTTGACGCATGATAAGGATTGCCATGCGGGCAGGCAAGGGGCAAAAAACAATGGCGGCCATAAAGCAACGCAATGGCGATATCATCCGCCGGGATCATTCGTGCATCAATTCAGAACTACTCGGCGACAGTATCTACTGACAAGTTGCCGGTGTTTTTGTTAGCGCAAATTTTTTTCCGGTGTCTTCATCAGTCCGGTTTTTTCAAAGGTGGTATAGAGACTGTCCAGCGTGATGGGTTTGGATAGGTAGTGATTCATACCCGAGGCAAAAACTGCTTCGCGATGTTCCTGTAGCGCATGGGCGGTGAGTGCCACAATGGGCGTGGCAGGCATATTGTGGCTGCGCTCATACTCGCGAATACTGCGCGTGGCTTCAAAGCCATCCATCTCCGGCATCTCACAATCCATCAGAATTAAATCATAAGGTGTTGCGGTTTCGCGTACGGCATTAAACGCGGCAACACCGTTTTCCACCAGCTCCGGTTCAATATGCAGTTTGCCGAGTAACCCTTTGATGACCATACGGTTCACGGCATTGTCTTCGGCGACCAATACCCGCAGATGGGAGAATAATTGATAATTCTGCGCCGCCTGTTTTTGGGGCGAAACCGGTGCGATAGCAACGCCGAGTATGGCGGCGAGTTCGAGTTTGATGGTCCTCGCGCACACCGGTTTGCGCAATACATTGCGAATTTTGAGTTGTTGGTCGTGGTATTGCGGCACATCAACATTGCTGAGCAACACAATGGGTGTGTCTTTCAATACCGGGTCCTGACGCATCAACGCAACCATGGCAAAGCTGGTTTCACCGGGATGATAATCGATAATCACAAAGTCAAACGCTTCGTGTCGCCAGGCAGCCTCCTGCAGGATGGACAGTGCATTCTCGCTCGAACGGGCCTCCTGCAAAATCACGCCCCAACTGTCGCCGTGTTTGGTAAGAAATTGACGTTGCTTGGTGCTGCCATCGACCAATAATA
It contains:
- the mscL gene encoding large-conductance mechanosensitive channel protein MscL, whose translation is MSIIKEFKEFAVKGNVVDMAVGIIIGAAFGKIVTSVVGDVIMPPIGLMIGGVDFSDLAVVLKEATADTPAVTIAYGKFIQTILDFTIVAFAIFMVVKGINRLKRKEEAAPTPPANPVPSKEELLLTEIRDLLRDKK
- a CDS encoding CPXCG motif-containing cysteine-rich protein; translation: MSHHLTANIIMNLLEEHPISCPYCGETITVLVDCSYPEQSYTEDCQVCCQPMILDVIVDEDEQISVFAKREDE
- a CDS encoding entericidin A/B family lipoprotein, with the protein product MKTTMTLILAAALLGMFTLTGCNTVEGFGKDLKKAGGELEEAAAK
- the ubiD gene encoding 4-hydroxy-3-polyprenylbenzoate decarboxylase — its product is MKYKDLRDFIALLEQRGELKRITHEVDPYLEMTEICDRTLRAGGPALLFENPKGFSIPVLGNLFGTPERVALGMGEESVAALRDVGKLLAFLKEPEPPKGFKDAWEKLPIFKQVLNMAPKVVSKASCQEIVVEGDAVNLDMIPIQTCWPGDVGPLVTWPLVVTRGPHKERQNLGIYRMQKIGKNRLIMRWLSHRGGALDFREWQQQNPGKPFPVSVALGADPATILGAVTPVPDTLSEYAFAGLLRGDKTDVVKCLGNDLQVPASAEFILEGYIAPDDMAPEGPFGDHTGYYNEVDHFPVFTVEKITHRRDPIYHSTYTGRPPDEPAILGVALNEVFVPILQKQFPEIVDFYLPPEGCSYRMAVVTMKKQYPGHAKRVMMGVWSFLRQFMYTKFVIVTDDDVNARDWKDVIWAMTTRMDPARDTVMIENTPIDYLDFASPVSGLGSKIGFDATNKWPGETTREWGTPIEMDQSVKAKIDSIWEQLGIDS
- the rho gene encoding transcription termination factor Rho — translated: MNLTDLKTKPVEELINIATEMGLESMARSRKQDIIFNILKRHAKGGEDIYGDGVLEILVDGFGFLRSADSSYLAGPDDIYVSPSQIRRFNLRTGDTISGKIRPPKEGERYFALLKVNEINFDKPESSRNKILFENLTPLFPNERLLLEAGNGSTEDLTGRIIDLIAPIGKGQRGLIVAPPKAGKTIMMQNIAQAITRNNPECHLIVLLIDERPEEVTEMQRSVRGEVVASTFDEPPARHVQVADMVIERAKRLVEHKKDVIILLDSITRLARAYNTVIPSSGKVLTGGVDAHALERPKRFFGAARNIEEGGSLSIIATALVDTGSKMDEVIYEEFKGTGNLELHLDRKIAEKRIYPAINVRRSGTRREELLMKEDELQRAWILRRLLNDMEDVAATEFLVDKLKDFKTNDEFFLSMKRK
- the trxA gene encoding thioredoxin TrxA; the encoded protein is MSSDAIVHVTDASFADEVLNAKTPVLVDFWAAWCGPCKMIAPILDDLAGQYEGKLKIAKVDVDANKETPGKFNIRGIPTLIIFKDGNVEATKVGALSRTQLIDFIDSVV